The following nucleotide sequence is from Candidatus Thermokryptus mobilis.
GCAAAACCTGCTGCGACTTGCCCAGGGGTTCCATGCGCCCTTAAAATTTTAACCACTTTGACGAGAAGTTGAAGCAAAGGCATAGCATAAGCTGAATTTTGTTTCTCATATATGAATTACCTCCTTTAATGCATCAGCGGATGCCTCCATCAATGCTTCAGAAAGAGTTGGATGAGCGTGAACCGTTTTTACTATTTCAAAGGCAGTGCTCTCAAGTGTTTTAGCCACACCAAATTCAGCTATCAACTCCGTTGCTTCTGGACCTATTATGTGTGCGCCTAGAATTTCACCATATTTTGCGTCAAATATAACTTTAACAATCCCTTCCGTCTCTCCCAATGAAAGCGCCTTACCATTTGCCCTAAAAGGAAAACGACCGACTTTTATCTCATACCCAAGCTCAAGCGCCCTTTGTTCGGTTAAACCAATGCTTGCAACCTGCGGTATGCAATAAGTGCAATTCGGGATGTTGTTGTAATCAATCGGCTTTGTCTCAACCCCTGCAATGTTCTCAATACATCTTATCCCTTCGGCAGAAGCAACATGAGCGAGCAAAGGCGGACCGATTACATCACCGATTGCATAAATCCCCTCAACGCTTGTTTGATAACTTATCTTATCAACCTTTATAAAACTCTTCTCAACCTCAACACCAAGTTCCTCAAGCCCAAGCTTGTCGCTGTTCCCCTGAACCCCAACAGCAACGAGAGCAACATCGGCTTTTAAAACCATCTCCCCATTTTGATTCTGAATTTTAACCTCAGCGAAATCACCGTTTTTCTTCGCTTCAATGACGCGAGTGTTTGTCAAAATATCAATTCCGCTCTTTTTAAACGACTTTTCAAGGATTTCGGTTATCTCCCTATCCTCATTTGGCAAAATTGATGGCATCATCTCCACCAAGGTTATCTTCGTCCCAAACGAATTATAAAAATAAGCAAACTCAACACCAATAGCTCCAGCTCCGATAATTATCATTGACTTCGGCGGTTCTTCAAGCAACATCGCTTCCTTGCTCGTTATAACCTTAACACCATCAATTGTAATCCCTGGGATCTCCCTGGGTCTTGCTCCCGTAGCTATGATTACATGTCTCGCTTCTACCTCAAATTCCTCTTTATCCGATTTCACTCCTACCAAGTTTCTCTTTAATAAAAACCCCTGGCCAGAAAACTTTGTAACATTATTTTTCCTCAAAAGAAATTCAACACCTTTTGACAACCTATCAGCTACCTGCCTACTTCTCTGAATTATCTTTTTGAAATCAAAACTTGGGTTTTCAACCTTCAACCCAAATTCATCCGCCCGCTTGATGAGGTTAAAGACTTCCGCTGATTTAAGCAAAGCTTTTGTTGGGATACAACCCCAATTAAGACAAATCCCCCCGACACGGTCTTTTTCAATGAGAGCCGTCTTAAAACCAAGTTGTGAAGCCCGAATCGCACAGACATAACCACCGGGACCACCCCCTATAACGATGACATCAAATTTTTCAGCCATAGAAAGTGATATTTTTGTTTTTGTTAAGTAGTAAAAAAATTAAAAAAAGGAAGGTGAAAATCAAATAAATGTTGCGGAGGGGGTGGGATTCGAACCCACGATCCCGCTTTTTGGCGGGATACACGCTCTCCAGGCGTGCGCCTTCATCCACTCGGCCACCCCTCCAAAATCAAAATAAAATTTATGCGCCAAAAGATAAAAATCAAAATCTAAAACCTGCGCCTCATCCTTTCCCTTTGCATCTCACGAAGCGTATTTATAAACTCACGGTTGAAATTCCTTTCAAAAACTATAACTTGTGCTATCTGACGATCGCTCAATATCTCCTTTAACTCATTGTAAAAATTCACCCTTAACTCATTCTCCTTCCTCTCAAGCTCAAAAATATCTTGCATCAATTTGTCATAGCTATCTTTATCCCCACGATTTATCTTGACCTCAAGCTCATTTATCAAATTTTCCCTTTCAATCCAAACCTGCGCTAAATCATTGGAAAATTTACTATACTTGCTCAAAAATTTTACTGATGTCTGTTCATCCAGTTTTAAAATTTCAAGAAGCCGAACCTTCTTAAATTCAAGAATCCTCTGCCTCCACATCGGTCTCATAAATCCCTGAGCCGATGAAAAATCGGCAAAGAAAGCGAACACAAATAAAATTAAAATTAATCTCCTCATCTCATATCAAAATTTGTTTGAAAGTCGCTGTAAAATCTCATCAATGTCAATCTCCTGGTAATTCAATCTCGCCTTGTCAATCTCCGGCAGTTGATATTTTTCATAAAGGTAGGATATCGCCTCTTCAATAAGCTCATCACTAAATTCACCTGATTGCATCTCTTCTGGCTTAACGAAAACACCCCACTTCTCAACATCATAATGATAAGCGTAAAAATCGCTCAAACCCAAATTTGAAAAGATAAATCCAAAAATGAAGCCAATGATGATAACAGCAATAGAAGGCGCAAATAAAACCGGCTTCAAAGCGAAAACCTTTGCACTGCCACGCTTGGCTATTTCCCTTTTAACTCTCCCCAAAAAATTAGACCAGTAAAATTCCGATGGCTCATCAAATTTTAATTCGTTTAGCGCTGATACAACACCAACGATCTGCTGAAACTCAAACTTACAACTTTCACATTCTTTAAGATGCTTTTCAATCTCAACTGATTTCAACTTGCCAGTTGCGTAATCAACGAGATTTAATTTAACCTCCTTGCATTTCATCTTTGATGAACTTTTGTATTTTTTTAACAGCGTGGAAATAATTCGCCTTCAAAGTCCCGATCGGCTTATTAAGTATCTTCGCTATCTCTTGATAATCAAGGTCTTCAAAGAAACGCATTACAAAAATCATCCTTTGTTTAGTCGGCAATTTTTCAACTGCCCTTTCAATTAAATTTCTCTCTTCTCTTTCAAAAAGTTCCTGATCTGGCGTTTGACCAAATTTCAATAGGTTAGTGACTTCGTCAATTTGAATGAACTCTTTTATCTTCTTTTTCCTTAAAAAACTCCTACATTCATTTACTGTTATTCTGTAAATCCAGGTGAACAAGCTTGACTCTCCCTTGAAATCACTAAGCGAATAAAAAAGTTTAATGAAGACCTCTTGAGCAATGTCATCCGCATCCTCATGGTTTCCGAGAATTCTTCTTGCAAGAGTATAAACTTTCCGTTGATATCTTTTGACGATTTCATCAAAAGCAGAAGTATTTCCATTTTTAAACTCATTGACAAGTTCAATATCCGATTTGTTCATCAACTATTTTACATAAGTTTAAAAAAACGGGCGGTCTTTTGGGACCGCCCTTAAACTTACTAAAACACGACATACGGAACACCCCAAACAGAGACGGAAACCGGGGCGCTATCATCATAAAGCGACTCCCTTGAAATAGCGTGTATCATCGCATTGAAATTCCCCCTATGCGAATGAACCTTCAACTCCGCCTCATAAACCTCCTCACTCCCGCTTGATGAGACCATTTTGAAAAGTTTCCTCGCCCTGAAGAAACCGAAACGATTAACTCCATAAGTCATAGAAACGATGTCAGTGTCGGGTGTTGCGCTTTGAACTGTTACTGTGAACTTAACAACAGCGGATGGGTTAAATGATGGAACCCCATGTCTACCCAAGAAACCAGGGCGATAAAACTGATTCAACGGATCGGTAACCTCAATAGTATTACCATCTGGTAATGTCAAAGTTATCTTCTTGATCGTTATGTTTGAATTTTGAGTTCCACCCTGAACAAGCGAAACAGCCCATATCCTCCACTTCCTGGCATTTGGAGCGTCAGCATTTTCTTTCTTTACAACTTGAACCTTGCGAGTGAATACCTCAGTCAATGGCTTGGTTATAACGGTATCCGGCGTTGTCTTCCCCTGCGTGTAAGACCCAGCGATTTTCAAATCTGATTCAACCGTTCTTGTTATCGTGACAACAACAAGCGTATCATTCACATTCTCGTAATTGTAATCCTTGGTCACCCTCTTAACAATTCTGCCCCACCTCAAAGGATAAAATTCCCTTGAAAGCGAACCAAACTCAAAATTCAGCGGTAAATATGTCCCATCGTTTAAAGCAACATCAGTCCCTGAAATGAAATCATCGCTCTCAATTATTTGCTTGATCACTTCCTTGTCAGCTTCGGTCAAAGGAGAGGTTAATTCTGATTCCTTCGTGCAACCGGAAATTAGAAAGATTCCAGCAAGGAAAAACGCTAAAAGAGACAATTTTGATCTTAACATAAGAGTTCCTCAATTTTGTTTTTGACTTCACAAATTTAGATGAATCTTTAACCCCTCCGGTTTAATCTGAGACCTTCTCAAGGGCACTTTTAATTTTTTTATATGTATCAGATAAAAGCTCGGATATGACTTTCGTCTCCGAAATCACGGGCATAAAGTTAGTGTCGCCGTTCCACCTTGGGACTATATGGAAGTGTATATGGTCTTCAATTCCAGCCCCACTGACACGTCCGAGGTTAGCCCCGATATTAAAACCATGAGGTTTTAGTGCGATTTCAAGAGCTGAAATACCTTTTTTTATAACTTTCATCAATTCAAGCATCTCTTCTTCCGTTAGAGATGAAAAACTTGAAGTGTGCTTGTAAGGGACGACCATTATATGTCCTGAATTGTAGGGGAAAAGGTTCATTATGATGTAGCAGGTTTCACCGCGGAAAAGAACAAGATTTTTTTCATCGTCGTTTGATTTAGCTTTCTCACAAAAGAGGCATTCTTTCCCTTTGGATTCTTCATTTGAAAAACTTTCAATATACTTAGCCCTCCAAGGGGCCCAAAGACGATCCATTGAGAAATCAAATTTATTTTTAACTTCGTCATAAAAATAATCAAAAACGCCCAAAAAAGAAACTTTTAAGCCCCGTTGTTAATTTTTATCCGCCCAATTATTTCAATATCAACATCTGTGGGAAGTTCGGTGTATGAAATCACACTGACATCTGGAAAACTTGAATGTATCAACCTATAAAAGTAAAGACGAACGGTCGCCGAACAAATCACTACAGGAGCATATCCAAGCCCTTTGGCAATTTCAATATTATCTTTAACTGAATTGTTGATTGCACGGACTAAATTCGGCGGTAAACCCAGGGTCTGCGTCTGCGAAGCACCCTGCTGTAACGCCTGCGTAATTAGCTCCTCAATTCTCGGATCAAGTTGTATAGCGTGAATCACACCGTTGTCGTCCTGATAAAGCCGTGCAATCGTTTCGGAAAGTGAGTGCCTTATATATTCGGTCAAAACATCAACATTTTTTGTAACCCTTGAATAATCAAGTAACGCCTCAAGTATTGTGACCATATCACGAATGGGTATCCCTTCGCTGAGAAGATTTTGCAAAACCTTTTGAATTGTACCTATTGGCAAAGTTTCAGCGTTTATCTCTTCAACAAGCGCCGGATAATCCTCACGCAAACTATCAATTAACACCTTAACATCTTGCCTGCTCAAAATTTTGCCTGCATTCCTCCTCAAAATTTCAATTAAATGTGTCGCTATTACAGATACCGGCTCAACAACAGTATATCCCGAAACCTCAACCTCTTCTTTTCTATGAGGCGGAATCCAATAAGCATCAAAACCATAAACTGGTTCTTTAACTTTAATTCCATCAGCGATCTCGCTCTCTGCTGTCCCCGGATTCATCGCAAGATAAAAACCAGGTTTAACCTCCCAAGAAGCGACTTTATTCCCACGAATTTTAATGACATATTCATTTGGCTGAAGATGTATATTATCCCTGACCCTCACAGGTGGAACGATGATTCCAAGTTCAAGTGCAAGCTGTTTCCTTATACCTATTATCCTCTTGAATAAAGTTCCACCTTGCTCTTCATCTGCAAGCGGAATTAAACCATAACCAATTTCAATTTCAATTGGATCAACCTGAATCAACTTCTCAACTTTTTCTTCCTGTTGTAAAGTTTGCTTTTGTGGTTTTATTTCTTGAACTGTAACTTTAACTTTCTCCAATTTTGTGCCTAAATATCCAGCCACTCCGCTAACAACGGAAAGCACAAGAAAAGGAAACATCGGAAGACCGGGGACAATTGCGAAAAAGGCGAGAACACCAGAAGCGATTAACAGTGCTTTCGGTCGCTGAAAAATTTGACCTTTAAGTTCAACATCAAACTGATTCCCGGATGCATTTCTCGTGACAACCATTCCAGCGGAGACAGAAATTATCAGCGCCGGTATCTGCGAGACAAGCCCATCACCTATTGTAAGAAGTGTGTAAGTTTGCAGTGCCCCTTGAAAAGTCATACCACGCTGAAGCACTCCAATTATCAACCCGCCTACGATATTCACAACAGTTATTATTAATCCAGCAATTGCATCGCCACGGACGAACTTGCTTGCTCCATCCATCGCTCCGTAAAATTCCGCTTCTCTTTGTATCATTTCCCTTCGCCTTCTCGCTTCTTCCTCTGTTATTATGCCAGCGTTTAAATCAGCATCAATGCTCATCTGTTTCCCGGGCATGGCGTCAAGCGTGAATCTCGCAGCAACCTCAGCTATCCTACCGGCTCCCTTGGTTATCACAACGAACTGAATTATCACAAGAATTATAAAGACGATAAATCCAACGACATAATTTCCTTTGACGACAAACGAACCGAAAGCAAAAATTATCTTCCCAGCATATCCATCGCCAAGTATCAACCTCGTTGAAGCGATATTCAAACTTAATCTGAAAAGTGTCAAAATCAACAAAAGCCCCGGGAAGACGGAAAGTTCAAGCGGACTTGTTATATACATTGAAATTAAAAGCACTACAATTGAAAGCGTGATATTCAACGCAATCAATATATCCAAAAGAAACGGTGGAAGTGGCAAAATCATAAAAACAAGTATTGAAACCACCGCTACAGCAAGCAAAACATCGGTATTTCTACCCAAAGCATTTAAAATCCCATTTCCCTGGTTCATACTGAAACTTTAGAGCTTTTATTTTTCAATCTGAATACATATGC
It contains:
- a CDS encoding RNA polymerase sigma factor translates to MNKSDIELVNEFKNGNTSAFDEIVKRYQRKVYTLARRILGNHEDADDIAQEVFIKLFYSLSDFKGESSLFTWIYRITVNECRSFLRKKKIKEFIQIDEVTNLLKFGQTPDQELFEREERNLIERAVEKLPTKQRMIFVMRFFEDLDYQEIAKILNKPIGTLKANYFHAVKKIQKFIKDEMQGG
- the lpdA gene encoding dihydrolipoyl dehydrogenase → MAEKFDVIVIGGGPGGYVCAIRASQLGFKTALIEKDRVGGICLNWGCIPTKALLKSAEVFNLIKRADEFGLKVENPSFDFKKIIQRSRQVADRLSKGVEFLLRKNNVTKFSGQGFLLKRNLVGVKSDKEEFEVEARHVIIATGARPREIPGITIDGVKVITSKEAMLLEEPPKSMIIIGAGAIGVEFAYFYNSFGTKITLVEMMPSILPNEDREITEILEKSFKKSGIDILTNTRVIEAKKNGDFAEVKIQNQNGEMVLKADVALVAVGVQGNSDKLGLEELGVEVEKSFIKVDKISYQTSVEGIYAIGDVIGPPLLAHVASAEGIRCIENIAGVETKPIDYNNIPNCTYCIPQVASIGLTEQRALELGYEIKVGRFPFRANGKALSLGETEGIVKVIFDAKYGEILGAHIIGPEATELIAEFGVAKTLESTAFEIVKTVHAHPTLSEALMEASADALKEVIHI
- a CDS encoding zf-HC2 domain-containing protein, encoding MKCKEVKLNLVDYATGKLKSVEIEKHLKECESCKFEFQQIVGVVSALNELKFDEPSEFYWSNFLGRVKREIAKRGSAKVFALKPVLFAPSIAVIIIGFIFGFIFSNLGLSDFYAYHYDVEKWGVFVKPEEMQSGEFSDELIEEAISYLYEKYQLPEIDKARLNYQEIDIDEILQRLSNKF
- a CDS encoding HIT family protein, which translates into the protein MDRLWAPWRAKYIESFSNEESKGKECLFCEKAKSNDDEKNLVLFRGETCYIIMNLFPYNSGHIMVVPYKHTSSFSSLTEEEMLELMKVIKKGISALEIALKPHGFNIGANLGRVSGAGIEDHIHFHIVPRWNGDTNFMPVISETKVISELLSDTYKKIKSALEKVSD
- the flhA gene encoding flagellar biosynthesis protein FlhA encodes the protein MNQGNGILNALGRNTDVLLAVAVVSILVFMILPLPPFLLDILIALNITLSIVVLLISMYITSPLELSVFPGLLLILTLFRLSLNIASTRLILGDGYAGKIIFAFGSFVVKGNYVVGFIVFIILVIIQFVVITKGAGRIAEVAARFTLDAMPGKQMSIDADLNAGIITEEEARRRREMIQREAEFYGAMDGASKFVRGDAIAGLIITVVNIVGGLIIGVLQRGMTFQGALQTYTLLTIGDGLVSQIPALIISVSAGMVVTRNASGNQFDVELKGQIFQRPKALLIASGVLAFFAIVPGLPMFPFLVLSVVSGVAGYLGTKLEKVKVTVQEIKPQKQTLQQEEKVEKLIQVDPIEIEIGYGLIPLADEEQGGTLFKRIIGIRKQLALELGIIVPPVRVRDNIHLQPNEYVIKIRGNKVASWEVKPGFYLAMNPGTAESEIADGIKVKEPVYGFDAYWIPPHRKEEVEVSGYTVVEPVSVIATHLIEILRRNAGKILSRQDVKVLIDSLREDYPALVEEINAETLPIGTIQKVLQNLLSEGIPIRDMVTILEALLDYSRVTKNVDVLTEYIRHSLSETIARLYQDDNGVIHAIQLDPRIEELITQALQQGASQTQTLGLPPNLVRAINNSVKDNIEIAKGLGYAPVVICSATVRLYFYRLIHSSFPDVSVISYTELPTDVDIEIIGRIKINNGA